A single window of Mycosarcoma maydis chromosome 1, whole genome shotgun sequence DNA harbors:
- a CDS encoding phosphomevalonate kinase (related to ERG8 - phosphomevalonate kinase) — translation MASTSSRETVVSAPGKVLVAGGYLVLDPAYPGLVVSTSSRFYCHAQSQITSASHVDPATSPCTITVRSPQFVDAVWVYRASAVSSTPSNKNQTTSHWIIEQTAESREKAGRNPFVSLALAYTLRLAAELKEPGELETLLQQTGPNGIEITVAADNDFYSQRESLNLPQGIAPTVDQLTSLPPFSPQKCRIADVHKTGLGSSAAMTTSLVACFLLHLQAVVPNGPHSIEIEDLALIHNLAQLAHCAAQGKIGSGFDVSAAIWGSQLYRRFEPTVLQACLDEGEKVLAEGQETSQQRQARLDARIDLLPVLDPYNPLWVASPLSAAGESHSTATEGLALSNNHEVPTPAPLQLPPGLDLLLADVDAGSNTPSLVSKVLAWRKDKPEWAKQLYNIIAASNQGLADNLLRLRFLHAADASAYDRSVESAAAQLSSEWDAVLKTLPKDADDDQADDDTCIVDIRVTPRTVLQALIDVRNSLRSIRAGMRELGQRAGVPIEPPDIGSLIKNISDQVPGVVGGSIPGAGGFDAFYIIYLNTSQSARNLSQLWTQIHAVKEKAESKLTLGPLLSRAGGAKMTSNYTKGDDQKHSAVMSELLEKMKASQHSGQDFGLRLQRTDDVNGLREALARRT, via the coding sequence ATGGCTTCAACAAGTAGCCGCGAGACCGTCGTCTCTGCACCTGGCAAGGTGCTCGTAGCTGGAGGCTACCTCGTTCTTGATCCAGCTTATCCTGGTCTGGTTGTCTCCACGTCGTCACGTTTCTACTGCCATGCTCAATCACAGATTACATCGGCGTCCCATGTCGACCCTGCAACTTCCCCTTGTACCATCACCGTACGCTCGCCTCAGTTCGTCGATGCGGTCTGGGTCTATCGAGCTTCGGCGGTATCCTCGACGCCGTCGAACAAAAACCAGACAACGTCCCACTGGATCATCGAACAAACCGCCGAGTCGCGAGAGAAAGCTGGTCGTAATCCTttcgtctcgctcgctcttgcGTATACCCTGAGACTTGCAGCTGAGCTCAAAGAACCCGGAGAGCTGGAAACGCTGCTCCAACAGACCGGTCCGAATGGCATCGAAATCACCGTAGCCGCAGACAATGACTTTTACTCGCAACGAGAGTCGCTCAACCTTCCGCAAGGAATAGCACCGACCGTCGATCAGCTCACTAGCCTGCCACCCTTTTCGCCCCAAAAATGCCGAATCGCCGATGTACACAAGACCGGTCTCGGTTCAAGTGCCGCCATGACCACGTCTCTGGTTGCATGCTTcctgctgcacctgcagGCGGTCGTTCCAAATGGCCCACACTCGATCGAAATAGAGGATCTCGCTTTGATCCACAACCTTGCACAACTGGCCCACTGCGCCGCTCAAGGAAAGATCGGTTCCGGCTTCGATGTCAGCGCCGCCATCTGGGGAAGTCAGCTATATCGACGATTCGAACCTACCGTTTTGCAAGCGTGCCTCGACGAAGGCGAAAAGGTCTTGGCCGAGGGTCAAGAGACAAGCCAACAGCGTCAAGCAAGACTGGACGCTCGCATCGATCTTCTTCCCGTTCTGGATCCGTACAACCCACTCTGGGTGGCCTCACCGCTTTCTGCAGCTGGCGAGTCGCATTCTACCGCAACAGAAGGGCTTGCGCTTTCGAACAATCACGAGGTGCCAACACCTGCACCACTACAATTGCCACCTGGCCTCGACCTCCTTCTTGCCGACGTGGATGCTGGATCCAATACTCCCAGCCTGGTGTCCAAGGTATTGGCGTGGCGAAAGGACAAGCCAGAGTGGGCCAAGCAGCTGTACAACATCATTGCCGCTTCCAATCAGGGTCTCGCTGACAACCTATTGCGActgcgcttcttgcacGCCGCCGATGCCTCTGCCTACGACCGATCCGTTGAATCGGCAGCCGCACAGCTTTCTAGCGAGTGGGATGCAGTGCTGAAAACCTTGCCTAaggatgctgatgatgacCAAGCCGATGACGACACATGCATAGTAGACATCCGGGTGACACCGCGGACCGTACTACAAGCACTCATCGATGTGCGCAATAGCCTTCGTTCCATCCGTGCTGGCATGCGCGAGCTCGGCCAGCGTGCTGGTGTTCCTATCGAGCCACCAGATATCGGCAGCCTGATTAAAAACATCAGCGACCAAGTACCTGGCGTGGTTGGCGGAAGCATCCCAGGCGCTGGCGGTTTCGATGCCTTTTACATTATCTATCTCAACACCTCGCAGAGCGCTCGCAATCTTTCGCAGCTCTGGACTCAGATTCACGCAGTGAAAGAGAAAGCGGAATCCAAGTTGACGTTGGGCCCATTGCTGTCCCGAGCAGGTGGAGCCAAGATGACATCCAACTACACCAAAGGCGATGACCAAAAGCACTCGGCTGTCATGTCTGAGCTGCTGGAGAAAATGAAAGCGTCGCAGCACTCTGGGCAGGACTTTGGCTTGCGGCTCCAAAGAACAGATGACGTCAACGGCTTGAGGGAGGCTCTGGCACGTCGCACCTGA
- a CDS encoding uncharacterized protein (related to CDC28 - cyclin-dependent protein kinase), producing the protein MVRSNVDTARAQSPSSAALTNASAREQDGARQHMVANGKRSEKAPSNRDDADAGSPEAKKQKTNESYARTVHDQGGDDETLSSTCHAPNALWSEPSQAHAPQPPLTSASSASSASSSQQTTEQPYERAPTWAALRRSNHPAIAPSRSIYSYERLNHIQEGTYGVVFRARPRAPLPASNTSHKLASSSSAASNPTHSDDSSSTVAPLQVAVKRLKLPPGGLSPSGFPITSLREIQTLALSRNNPFVISLREVCVGKTLDQIFLILEFMEHDLKTLLTSLHKSRSAFAPSEVKTLMHQLLSGVAGLHEGWVVHRDLKSSNLLMDNRGRLKLGDFGLARRFGDPIDAWVPRTQPISRGASDSKADNEKERLESGEQIGGMTDLVCTLWYRAPELIMLNIIHQARETWKDNVRAPSSASSSSLFKLHSKPYALREPLPLYDAKIDMWSIGCIFAELLLANQTGSVLFQGKDEPDQLRKIEQVLGKPNTTIWPDILLWQGLPHLHRPSAKASAAAVQQEQDRIKANLQTAFTSKLTPATLDLLFQLLHWDPSQRISARDALKHKYFTDENPKMAHPDSFGSFPSVNAGERVLYNTLSAPNKHAAEATKTTSTAAGPGARTSKGKQYTMEFDFTT; encoded by the coding sequence ATGGTAAGGAGCAACGTGGATACCGCGCGTGCTCAATCGCCCTCTTCGGCTGCCTTGACAAACGCTTCTGCACGAGAGCAAGACGGCGCTCGCCAGCACATGGTCGCGAACGGAAAGCGGAGCGAAAAGGCACCTTCAAATCGAGACGACGCAGATGCTGGGTCGCCGGAAgcgaagaagcagaagacAAACGAAAGCTATGCTAGAACAGTGCATGATCAAGGgggcgatgacgagactTTGTCGTCAACGTGTCACGCACCAAACGCTTTGTGGTCAGAGCCGAGTCAAGCACACGCGCCACAACCACCGTTAacgtcagcatcgtcagcatcttcagcatcgtcatcgcaaCAGACAACAGAACAGCCGTATGAGCGAGCACCAACATGGGCAGCACTGCGTCGCTCGAATCACCCCGCCATCGCGCCTTCACGCTCGATATACAGCTACGAGCGACTGAACCACATCCAAGAGGGAACGTACGGCGTCGTGTTTCGTGCACGGCCTCGTGCACCTCTGCCTGCCTCCAATACTTCACACAAACTAGCTTCATCATCCTCTGCCGCTTCCAATCCAACGCACAGCGACGACTCGTCGTCTACAGTCGCGCCACTCCAAGTAGCAGTGAAACGCCTCAAACTTCCGCCCGGCGGTCTCTCCCCCTCTGGTTTCCCCATCACCTCGCTACGCGAAATCCAGACACTTGCACTCTCGCGCAACAACCCATTCGTCATTTCGCTTCGTGAGGTGTGCGTCGGAAAAACACTGGATCAGATCTTCCTTATCCTGGAATTCATGGAACACGACCTCAAGACGTTGCTCACCTCCCTACACAAATCGCGCTCCGCATTTGCGCCGAGCGAAGTCAAGACGCTGATGCATCAGCTCTTAAGCGGTGTAGCAGGTCTACACGAGGGATGGGTGGTGCATCGTGATCTCAAGAGCAGCAATCTGTTGATGGACAACCGTGGCCGGTTGAAGCTGGGCGATTTCGGGCTGGCCAGGAGATTTGGTGATCCGATCGACGCTTGGGTTCCGAGAACGCAGCCGATCTCGAGAGGTGCATCAGATTCGAAAGCGGACAATGAGAAAGAGAGGCTTGAAAGTGGCGAGCAAATAGGAGGCATGACGGATCTGGTGTGTACATTGTGGTATCGTGCACCGGAACTCATCATGTTGAACATCATTCACCAAGCGCGAGAAACTTGGAAGGACAACGTTCGCGCGCCAAGCTccgcaagcagcagcagcctgtTCAAACTCCATTCGAAACCCTACGCACTACGCGAGCCATTGCCGCTATACGATGCCAAGATCGATATGTGGAGCATTGGATGCATCTTTGCAGAGTTACTGCTCGCCAATCAGACCGGTTCGGTGTTGTTCCAAGGAAAAGACGAGCCCGACCAATTGCgcaagatcgagcaagTACTGGGAAAACCAAATACGACCATCTGGCCCGACATCCTGCTCTGGCAAGGTCTACCTCATCTTCATCGACCGTCTGCAAAAGCTTCCGCTGCGGCCGTGCAGCAAGAACAGGATCGGATCAAAGCCAATCTGCAGACCGCATTCACTTCGAAGCTTACTCCCGCAACCCTCGACctgctcttccagctgTTACACTGGGACCCATCCCAGAGAATCTCGGCGAGGGATGCGTTGAAGCACAAGTATTTTACCGACGAAAACCCAAAGATGGCGCATCCAGACTCGTTTGGCAGTTTTCCCAGCGTAAATGCGGGCGAAAGAGTGCTGTATAATACCCTGAGTGCGCCGAATAAACATGCGGCAGAggcgaccaagacgacgtCGACCGCAGCGGGACCAGGTGCACGGACGAGCAAGGGAAAGCAGTATACGATGGAGTTCGACTTCACAACTTGA